One window of Populus nigra chromosome 5, ddPopNigr1.1, whole genome shotgun sequence genomic DNA carries:
- the LOC133695426 gene encoding probable aldo-keto reductase 1 isoform X3, with the protein MAEEQRVTIPRVKLGRQGLEALKHLPREKIQLATKFGFVTSSDFKSTTINGSPEYVRASCDASLKRLGVDYIDLYYQHRVDTSIPIEETMGELKKLVKEGKIKYIGLSEASPDTIKRAHAVHPISAVQMEWSLWSRDIEEEIIPLCRDLGIAVVPYCPIGRGFFGGRGVVESLPADDKLKSHPRFTDENIEKNKVFYFRIEKLAAKRGCTPAQLALAWVLHQGDDVVPIPGTSKIKNLEDNIGSLQVKLTKDDLKEISDAVPVKEVVGLRNKDFHLTWKFANTPPKTSQVST; encoded by the exons GCATTGAAGCATTTGCCCAGAGAAAAGATCCAGTTGGCTACAAAATTTGGTTTCGTTACAAGTTCTGATTTTAAAAGTACTACAATCAATGGCAGTCCTGAATATGTTCGTGCAAGTTGTGACGCCAGCCTAAAGCGTCTTGGTGTGGATTACATTGATCTTTACTATCAACACCGAGTTGACACTTCAATACCAATAGAGGAAACT ATGGGAGAACTTAAGAAGTTagtgaaagaaggaaaaattaaGTATATTGGATTGTCTGAAGCAAGTCCCGATACAATAAAGAGGGCGCATGCAGTTCATCCCATTAGTGCAGTACAAATGGAATGGTCACTTTGGTCTCGTGACATTGAAGAAGAAATAATCCCACTTTGCAG GGATCTTGGAATTGCTGTAGTTCCATATTGCCCTATTGGTCGGGGATTTTTCGGTGGCAGAGGAGTTGTGGAAAGTCTGCCTGCAGACGATAAGCTG AAATCACATCCAAGGTTCACGGATGAAAATATAGAGAAGAACAAGGTGTTTTATTTTCGAATAGAAAAACTGGCTGCAAAGCGTGGCTGTACTCCCGCTCAGCTTGCCCTTGCTTGGGTTCTCCATCAAGGGGATGATGTTGTACCTATCCCTG GTACCTCGAAGATCAAAAATCTAGAAGACAATATTGGATCATTGCAAGTTAAGCTGACAAAAGATGATTTGAAGGAAATCTCTGATGCTGTTCCCGTCAAAGAAGTTGTTGGCCTTAGAAATAAGGATTTCCACCTCACATGGAAGTTTGCTAATACACCACCTAAAACTAGCCAAGTCTCCACTTGA
- the LOC133695265 gene encoding protein ECERIFERUM 26-like produces MANINSRVSVHSMLTAVSSKPVGPGQTHPLSALDHAMALHTLHLVFYYKKNPFGIFDVDPLRVSLSEVLSLYPQVAGRLTRGESGNWEVKCNDAGVRILRANVGVTIDEWLRSADVSEEKDLTVWEEMPEDPSTWSPFRIQVNEFEGGGVAFGLSCTHMNADPTSVTLFFKSWIESHRQEPIEHPPLFNSTPLHHQQVPDTSGKSTNYYANKANARAPSVKMVTATFRFSNSAINKCLNEVHDQCPQATPFDLLAALFWTRLVLLKAPKHDNKCSLSVCLDFRRLVQPPIPLGYFGNALHFSMLTLNEEEMDYGKLGHVVELVHRHVSGVETEEVWYAVDWLESQKEEGGKHAPPFRMYGPELTCVSMEHMIIGNKSLMSSASFKSDEKPVHVACHFGNVVGEGLIVVLPSVEEDLARTVIVTLPEEEMPQLCEDQAIQRLQPTMLISGR; encoded by the exons ATGGCGAACATAAACAGTAGGGTTAGTGTCCATTCAATGTTAACAGCAGTCTCCAGCAAGCCAGTCGGGCCGGGTCAGACCCATCCATTATCAGCGCTTGACCATGCAATGGCTCTCCACACATTACACTTAGTTTTTTACTACAAGAAAAACCCATTTGGGATTTTTGACGTGGACCCTTTAAGGGTGTCTTTGTCGGAGGTTCTTTCTTTGTATCCACAAGTTGCGGGTCGGTTGACCCGAGGGGAGTCGGGTAATTGGGAAGTGAAGTGTAATGATGCTGGTGTTAGAATTTTGAGGGCAAATGTTGGAGTCACAATTGATGAATGGTTGAGATCAGCTGATGTCTCGGAGGAGAAAGATCTCACGGTTTGGGAGGAAATGCCTGAAGATCCTAGTACATGGTCACCCTTTCGTATCCAG GTAAATGAATTTGAAGGAGGAGGTGTAGCCTTTGGACTAAGTTGTACACACATGAATGCAGACCCAACTTCAGTAACTCTGTTCTTCAAATCATGGATTGAGAGTCACCGCCAGGAGCCGATTGAGCACCCACCCCTGTTCAACTCAACCCCGCTCCATCACCAACAAGTTCCTGATACTAGCGGTAAATCAACCAATTACTATGCAAATAAGGCCAATGCACGAGCTCCCTCGGTGAAAATGGTCACAGCTACGTTCAGGTTCTCTAATTCAGCGATCAATAAATGCCTTAATGAAGTGCATGATCAATGTCCTCAAGCCACCCCATTTGATTTGCTAGCTGCACTCTTCTGGACACGTCTTGTGCTTCTAAAGGCTCCAAAACATGACAACAAATGTTCCCTCTCAGTTTGTTTAGACTTTAGAAGGCTCGTGCAGCCACCGATCCCTCTTGGTTACTTTGGAAATGCATTGCATTTCTCAATGCTAACACTAAATGAGGAAGAAATGGACTACGGTAAGTTAGGACATGTGGTTGAGTTGGTGCATCGCCATGTGTCAGGTGTCGAGACAGAGGAGGTTTGGTATGCTGTAGATTGGCTTGAATCACAGAAGGAAGAGGGAGGGAAGCATGCACCACCTTTTAGAATGTATGGTCCTGAGCTAACTTGTGTTAGCATGGAGCACATGATCATAGGGAATAAATCTCTGATGTCGTCGGCGAGTTTTAAGAGTGATGAAAAGCCGGTTCATGTGGCATGTCATTTTGGCAATGTGGTGGGTGAAGGTCTGATTGTGGTGCTGCCTTCAGTAGAAGAAGACCTTGCAAGGACAGTGATTGTGACCTTGCCTGAGGAGGAGATGCCTCAATTATGCGAGGATCAAGCTATCCAGCGTCTACAACCAACAATGCTGATCAGTGGTAGATAG